AGAAGAGCTTTGTTCAAGTGCAGAACATCTTGGATCAGAACAGGGTTCTCATCAATGAGATAAACCAGAATCATGAGTCCAAGGTGCCTGACAACCTAAGCAGGAACGTTGGCCTTATTAGGGAGCTCAACAACAACATAAGAAGAGTGGTTGACCTCTATGCTGATCTTTCAAGCAACTTTACCAAATCCATGGAAGTTTCTTCTGAAGGGGATTCCAGTGGTGCTGTGAAATCAGATGGTAAAGCCACCCACAAGCGACACAGGCCTACTTAGGcaccttattttctttttctttttcttctctgttTTCTTTATTGCTTGGTGGAGTAGTAGAACAACATTAGGCTGAATCTCGTCATCACTTCTTACAActcaaaataagaaaaaaaaagaagaagaatgattTTCCAGAATTCCTCCCATAACTTGGTAACTGTTGATCTTATAGAAATCGACCATGTGTGTGTTACTAATGTAATCATGCCGTGTTGTTTAAAAGCTAAATGCAAATGCCTTTTCTTTTCATCATTCCATccatttttattcttattttaaatttattttattttatttttctcttttgaaCATGTGATGGAATATAATGTAATCTGATCTGCTTTTTCTCGTTTATGTTTGTTGTATGATTAGGTAGATTGCATGAGATAAGGGCTTTTAGCTTCAATAAACCTTTTTCTGATTCTCCTTGTTTAGAAAGACCTACATTAATTTTTGCCCTCGGTACTTTTTCCCCCTTCTTCTGCAAGGACCATCCCTTATCTACTTTTGATGGGAACTCTTCATAGTACCTTTATTCGCTTTGCAATTTCAACTTCAACCCCAAAATGTTGTTTCTAGTTCTATACTTACCTAAGAAGAACTGAAAGTGAGAAAGAGGGTTGCAGATACTGTTTTAGGCCTATTCCCATGTAACCAGTGCCTCTCTTCTTTTTACTAAGAAAACTCTAACCTGGTTTTACTAATCATATGTTCCTGTGGGGTGTGACAACTGAGAACTGCATACATATCTGTGAAGATGCTCTGTAACATTTGGAAGAAATCAAAGCAGCtttaaattttgaaagaaaaaaaaaaaaaagaaaaaccttGGTTAAGTTCCCTATCACGCACCACCACAAAGAACAGAATCTCAGATAAGAGATGAAAGGTCTTTTGACTAGGTGTaagtttttattaatttctttatttcttaTACCCAATGACTAGTGTTAGgtatgaaataaataaaagtcttctaagattaaaaagtaaaaatacaaAGCACTAGAGTCCCCTAGATGCAGATGTGTGTGAACAGTGACGCCCAACAACATGACAAGGGACCCAAATGGTTCTTCTCTTTTGGCGATGGAACTAAACTTGAACTTCTCCATGCTTATCCCTTCCTGCTCAGGTTCTTTTTCACTTATTTTTTACTTTCCAAATTTTCTCCCCTCCTTTTTATTCTCTTTATGTTATTGATGTCCTATATGACAACCTTATACTTTGATAATTCCCTGGCATAtgtattttctctctctttctttgtttctcccTGATTGCGCATATGTCTTTGTTGTTGGTGGACCCAGTTAATTGTAGTTTAATTTTCCTGATCTTAGGAGATAAAAAGGCCCACATGAGTGATTGCTGACAATGGCCTCTTTCTGATTTACATTTTGCACATTCATGGAGTGCACCTTTTCCTCCTTTTGTACATTCATCCTATGCCAATACTCTGCATCATTAATTATCAACATAactcttcctccttcttttcCCCTTCATTCATTTCATATTTATTGTATCCTCGTTATAAGATACTGtagaatattataattttttttataataataaactaaaataatgattaaaataattgttagatccctctttttcttttcctctttatAATTGGGTGGACAATCATTTTAACCATGACCTCACGGGGCTCTTGGACTACCACTCAGAAACCCAAAAACTATGATAATTTACATATCATCATATCTATATACAATTATTGAGAGTATGACTTAAGAAAGGTTAATTGTAACATTTAAAGCTTTAATTGGTCCATGCATTGAAATCTCTATGGGGAATACGACTACAAGAGTTGCTTTCTTCTTACAAAGGTTCATGATAGATGTGGATGTGGGAGTCTTATCCCTAGGTATCAATTCAAGAACTAGTGGATTtctttttacattattttttgtttcacTTGCGTTCAAAAGATAAGATGCTGATATAATTAACAAATAGAAATGACTCATATCATGACCAAACGGTGGAGAAGGACCAAATGAGAATAATGGTAACAAATTGGGTGACTCAAAATTtgtttttagtaattaattaattcctcATCAGCCGCCAATAAGGGAAGATAACGTAGCAGCTAATAATATTAAACCCAAAATCCAATTTCCAACAAAGGAGGAAAAAAAATCCCTAGTATTAGTAGGGGGagcaatgtaaaaaaaaaaggtaacaataaaagaaaaatataatattatatgtttGAGGTAATTCCAATAATCAAAGGGGAAGAATATCACACACAAATAAATGGATTGGTCCCAAGGGCAAGCCAAGACAAATTAGACATTGTGTAGTACATGACATGTGCGGTGGGAATCTACTTTTgcctttctttctctttgttccttGCATTTCCAGCAAATAGGTTGGAAAGGAGGCTCAACTCTAGTTTGCCCCATGAAAGCTATTTTATAATAATGGAACTTTGCATATATCTACATCATTTGTTGGACCCAATTAAAGTAATACAAAGTAGTATAATAAACTAATGATCCCACACCCCATGCCACAAATGTTTAATTATGCCCGAATGAGCACTATAATAATTTGACgataatttttaatatgtaaTCATCCCTTTCtactttctttaatttccttcccTCTTTCTCTCTTTAACTAAAGTCCATTGAGTTGATGCTTCACAAAGCCACTCTCTTCACATAGTATTTGGAATatatagataatttttttttatttaaaaattggATACATACTTTAAGAATAACAATAAACTTTAGAATGTTGACCTCACCTTATGCTTCTCTCTCTGTTAGGTGATCCGTTAACGTCGCAAAGTTGCATGAGTGATACTATATGGGAAATGGTTTGGTACAAAGATCGTGTCTCACTGAGGTTTCACCTGCCAACTGGTAACGAAACTCATCATCTTCTCTCATCGCTTGtcgttttattttattcctttttttttatctcgTAATAATTAAAGCGCATCGCTATCACCTTAGCTAGTATCCCTGATTACTTAA
Above is a genomic segment from Arachis stenosperma cultivar V10309 chromosome 1, arast.V10309.gnm1.PFL2, whole genome shotgun sequence containing:
- the LOC130984805 gene encoding protein ELF4-LIKE 4-like, which produces MEGDTFSGLGNGTQIDSKILQSFQKSFVQVQNILDQNRVLINEINQNHESKVPDNLSRNVGLIRELNNNIRRVVDLYADLSSNFTKSMEVSSEGDSSGAVKSDGKATHKRHRPT